Proteins encoded together in one Musa acuminata AAA Group cultivar baxijiao chromosome BXJ3-6, Cavendish_Baxijiao_AAA, whole genome shotgun sequence window:
- the LOC103988278 gene encoding probable serine/threonine-protein kinase At1g54610, which produces MGCLCSKGIELDEDGVAEESKSSSRLVTLPKKDEVVAAIINVALSGSHGSSRFLSKTPDDADSTSLSSSDDEEKKADTVADRVTKVGAHQRRATVDVGARRDGSEVIGVANNSGDDMGIVDVPDGITGEYVAAGWPSWLATVAGEAIKGWLPRRGDSFEKLDKIGEGTYSHVFRARDLETGKIVALKKVRFVNMDPESVRFMAREIHILRKLDHPNVIKLEGIVTSRMSCNLYLVFEYMEHDLAGLLARSGPRFTQPQVKCYMRQLLEGLAHCHGRGVLHRDIKGSNLLIDNNGMLRIADFGLATLFNPDQNQQLTSRVVTLWYRPPELLLGATEYDAAVDLWSSGCILAELFAGKPIMPGRTEVEQLHKIFKLCGSPSDEYWEKSKLPHATIFKPQNQYRRCFAETFKDFPPSALSLLDSLLAIEPANRGTAASALESEFFLTKPFACDPSNLPKYPPSKEYDAKLQDEARRQRAEVARGRGCESVRPGRIDSKAMAASGANAELQTRQVQANPKSISEKYDPQDETGSGFPIEPAVETARNGLSHTGMHPRALEPSWTRKPNQEQLRQVPSRTSSSVWVPNGPHLKPQMSCRPQPGAADFSDISGSLAARNAAKSRRNRLDVAEPAQKHALDRKDDPVGIKDPAPGYGTRIKRIHYSGPLMPPGGNIEDMLKEHERQIQQAVRKSRIDKVKANF; this is translated from the exons ATGGGCTGCCTTTGTTCCAAAGGTATCGAACTTGATGAGGATGGCGTGGCAGAGGAAAGCAAGTCCTCGAGTCGTCTCGTCACACTCCCGAAGAAAGACGAGGTCGTGGCTGCCATCATCAATGTCGCACTCAGCGGAAGCCATGGCAGTTCAAGATTCTTGTCTAAGACACCGGACGATGCAGACTCCACCTCGTTGTCATCGTCCGATGATGAAGAGAAGAAAGCAGACACAGTCGCTGACAGGGTGACGAAAGTTGGGGCGCATCAGAGACGGGCTACGGTGGATGTCGGGGCACGTAGAGATGGTTCTGAAGTTATCGGTGTTGCCAATAACTCAGGAGACGATATGGGAATCGTGGATGTGCCCGATGGTATTACAGGAGAGTATGTTGCAGCAGGGTGGCCTTCTTGGCTTGCGACGGTGGCCGGAGAAGCAATCAAGGGGTGGTTGCCTAGGAGAGGAGATTCATTTGAGAAACTAGACAAG ATTGGAGAAGGAACTTATAGTCATGTTTTCAGAGCCCGCGATCTTGAGACCGGTAAAATCGTTGCGCTCAAGAAAGTGCGATTTGTTAATATGGACCCTGAAAGCGTCCGCTTTATGGCAAGGGAAATCCATATTCTTCGTAAACTCGATCACCCAAATGTTATAAAGCTTGAAGGTATAGTTACATCACGGATGTCATGCAACCTGTATCTTGTCTTTGAGTACATGGAGCATGATCTTGCTGGACTTTTAGCTAGGTCAGGTCCCAGGTTTACTCAACCACAG GTTAAGTGCTATATGAGACAGCTGCTTGAAGGGCTTGCTCACTGTCATGGTCGCGGGGTTTTGCATCGAGACATTAAGGGTTCAAATCTGTTGATAGACAACAATGGCATGCTCAGAATAGCAGATTTTGGCCTCGCAACACTGTTCAATCCTGACCAGAATCAGCAGCTAACAAGTCGTGTGGTGACCTTGTGGTATAGGCCTCCTGAGCTTTTGCTTGGTGCTACAGAGTATGACGCTGCCGTTGATTTATGGAGCTCTGGTTGCATTCTTGCAGAATTGTTTGCCGGGAAACCAATCATGCCTGGAAGAACTGAG GTGGAACAACTGCACAAGATATTTAAACTCTGCGGTTCACCATCAGATGAGTACTGGGAGAAATCAAAGCTGCCACATGCAACCATATTCAAACCTCAGAATCAGTATAGACGCTGCTTTGCTGAGACATTCAAGGATTTCCCACCTTCAGCTTTATCTCTCTTGGATTCTCTTCTTGCTATAGAACCAGCAAACCGAGGAACTGCAGCATCAGCCCTCGAGAGTGAA TTCTTCTTGACAAAGCCATTTGCCTGCGACCCTTCAAATTTGCCAAAATATCCACCAAGCAAGGAGTATGATGCTAAACTTCAGGATGAGGCTAGGAG GCAAAGAGCAGAAGTTGCCAGGGGACGTGGATGTGAATCTGTCAGACCGGGAAGAATAGATTCCAAAGCAATGGCAGCATCAGGTGCCAATGCAGAACTGCAG ACGCGGCAGGTGCAGGCAAATCCCAAAAGCATCAGCGAGAAGTACGACCCACAAGATGAAACTGGGTCTGGATTCCCCATCGAGCCTGCTGTAGAAACGGCAAGAAATGGCCTCTCTCATACCGGCATGCACCCTAGAGCACTTGAACCCTCATGGACCAGGAAACCGAACCAGGAACAGCTCCGGCAAGTCCCCAGCCGCACATCCAGCTCGGTGTGGGTGCCGAACGGCCCTCACCTGAAGCCACAGATGTCATGCAGGCCTCAGCCCGGTGCTGCAGACTTCTCCGACATCTCCGGCTCGCTCGCCGCAAGAAACGCTGCAAAGTCCCGACGTAATCGCCTCGACGTGGCTGAGCCCGCCCAGAAGCACGCGCTCGATAGGAAAGACGACCCAGTAGGCATCAAAGATCCGGCACCA GGTTACGGCACCAGAATCAAACGGATCCACTACTCGGGTCCGTTGATGCCCCCAGGTGGGAACATCGAAGACATGCTCAAGGAACACGAGAGGCAGATCCAGCAAGCGGTCCGCAAGTCCCGCATCGACAAAGTCAAGGCCAACTTCTGA